A stretch of [Clostridium] innocuum DNA encodes these proteins:
- a CDS encoding YitT family protein, whose amino-acid sequence MKTAQDWLYCISGALLFSFSMNVFLVPLHIYSAGFLGIAQLLRDLLLHILPYRLSFDIAGIINLILNIFMIILAARVLAKTFAVHTAIVILFESLFLSLIPVPKAPLVEDVFISVLLGSFLCAYGTRLFFKGRGSGGGIDIIGLYLTKTGKGSVGSIYLLVNTVIYLLCFLIYDSQVALYSIVHSCILSFVLDRIHEDNAESAALIITENHELKQQLILDVGRGVTVWDGTGGYSGRRKEVMMVAITRGQYGHLKKKVQGCDEQAFVIFFDHVRISGYFPKLINEKRKSR is encoded by the coding sequence ATGAAGACAGCACAGGACTGGCTGTACTGTATCAGCGGAGCTTTGCTGTTTTCCTTCTCGATGAATGTGTTTCTGGTTCCGCTGCATATCTACAGTGCCGGGTTTTTAGGAATCGCCCAGCTGCTCCGGGATCTGCTGCTCCATATCCTGCCCTATCGACTTTCCTTTGATATCGCCGGGATTATAAATCTGATCCTGAATATCTTCATGATCATTCTCGCTGCCAGGGTGCTGGCGAAAACATTTGCCGTGCATACGGCAATCGTCATACTGTTTGAATCTTTGTTTTTGTCTTTGATTCCGGTGCCCAAAGCGCCTCTGGTTGAGGATGTCTTTATCTCTGTCCTGCTTGGCTCCTTTCTATGTGCATATGGTACACGGCTGTTCTTCAAGGGACGCGGGAGCGGCGGAGGTATTGACATCATCGGACTGTATCTGACAAAAACAGGAAAAGGAAGTGTCGGCAGTATCTATCTGCTGGTCAATACGGTGATTTATCTACTCTGTTTTCTCATTTACGACAGTCAGGTAGCCTTATATTCCATCGTACACAGCTGTATCCTGTCCTTCGTGCTGGATCGCATTCACGAGGATAATGCAGAATCGGCTGCTTTGATTATCACGGAAAATCATGAACTGAAGCAGCAGCTGATCCTGGATGTGGGGCGTGGTGTTACTGTCTGGGATGGAACAGGCGGCTACAGCGGACGCAGGAAGGAGGTCATGATGGTGGCAATTACCAGAGGACAATACGGTCATTTGAAAAAAAAGGTACAGGGCTGTGATGAACAGGCCTTTGTGATCTTCTTCGATCATGTGCGTATCAGCGGTTATTTCCCAAAGCTGATCAATGAAAAGAGAAAGAGCAGGTGA
- the dat gene encoding D-amino-acid transaminase: MNGIEKKGIGERYLWKGAMVKEQDIHISLQDRGYVFGDGLYEVVRVYNGKLFGLKRHLDRLFQGADVIDFNLQYTREEFEGFFQQLVEENDMHSGYVYMQLTRGDDGIRNHLYPGREDQRPVLSGFAVHAPRNVKKIQAGTTAISVEDIRWKYCHVKTLNLIPNCMARSEAKRKGAGKAILVKDGIVTEEKSGSILIVQDGCILTHVENEDILPSTTKKILEALCEQEQIPFREGNFTLDELYAADEVIVADTNTECSAVLKVDGHTIRDGKPGPILKQLQKAYEAAIIAECGKAE, encoded by the coding sequence ATGAATGGAATAGAAAAAAAAGGAATCGGGGAACGATATTTATGGAAGGGAGCTATGGTCAAAGAGCAGGATATCCACATTTCTCTGCAGGACCGCGGCTATGTCTTCGGAGACGGTCTGTATGAGGTCGTTCGTGTATACAATGGGAAGCTGTTTGGTCTAAAGCGGCATCTCGACCGTCTGTTTCAGGGGGCGGATGTCATTGATTTCAATCTGCAGTATACAAGGGAGGAATTCGAAGGCTTCTTTCAGCAGCTGGTTGAGGAGAATGATATGCACAGCGGTTATGTGTATATGCAGCTGACAAGAGGGGATGACGGTATCCGAAACCATCTGTATCCCGGGCGTGAGGATCAAAGGCCGGTGCTGTCCGGCTTTGCGGTACATGCTCCCCGCAATGTGAAGAAAATCCAGGCGGGAACAACTGCGATCAGTGTGGAGGATATCCGCTGGAAATACTGTCATGTAAAAACACTGAATCTGATTCCAAACTGCATGGCGCGCTCTGAGGCAAAGAGAAAAGGGGCAGGGAAGGCGATTCTGGTAAAGGACGGTATTGTCACGGAAGAAAAATCCGGCTCAATCCTGATTGTTCAGGACGGCTGTATACTGACACATGTTGAAAATGAGGATATTCTGCCCAGTACGACGAAGAAAATACTGGAGGCACTGTGTGAGCAGGAACAGATACCATTTCGTGAAGGCAATTTTACACTGGATGAGCTGTATGCCGCAGATGAGGTCATTGTCGCTGATACGAATACGGAATGCAGTGCAGTTTTAAAGGTGGACGGGCATACGATCAGGGATGGAAAGCCCGGACCGATTTTGAAGCAGCTGCAAAAAGCATATGAAGCCGCCATCATTGCGGAGTGCGGCAAAGCCGAATAG
- a CDS encoding PTS sugar transporter subunit IIA, with the protein MIGLVLATHGPLAEAFVSSGKLIVGNIGNVAHLGLFHGDSIEQFEQKVYKAIEQADEGDGVIVLTDLLGGSPCNVTAKAIGRLYKEKKLECFYGINLPIFLEAVTSRKFMNFDELKEHMDEVFKETYGMLSGKISYSACKE; encoded by the coding sequence ATGATAGGACTGGTACTCGCCACACATGGACCCCTGGCAGAAGCCTTTGTCAGCAGCGGAAAGCTGATTGTCGGAAATATCGGGAATGTTGCACATCTGGGACTGTTTCACGGAGACAGCATTGAACAGTTTGAACAGAAGGTATACAAGGCAATCGAACAGGCGGATGAAGGGGACGGTGTGATCGTTTTGACAGATTTACTGGGAGGCTCCCCCTGCAATGTCACAGCAAAGGCAATCGGCAGACTGTATAAAGAGAAAAAGCTGGAATGCTTTTACGGTATCAACCTTCCGATTTTTCTGGAAGCTGTGACCTCCCGTAAATTCATGAATTTTGATGAGCTGAAGGAGCACATGGATGAGGTGTTCAAAGAAACATACGGGATGCTGAGCGGGAAAATAAGCTATTCGGCATGCAAGGAATAG
- a CDS encoding bifunctional 4-hydroxy-2-oxoglutarate aldolase/2-dehydro-3-deoxy-phosphogluconate aldolase, producing MDTIRAMLEEHKLIVICRGVYGDTLLKTMEALYKGGIRLAEVTFDQKSKDYKETLDAITMLEEHFRGRMAIGAGTVVSPAQVELAYQAKAAYIISPNVNEAVIRKTKELGMLSIPGALSPSEVLDAHEYGADYVKLFPAARMTASYIKDLMGPISHVKFIATAGITEENIAEFAAVGCTGYGISGRLMDKRVIQEGRFEELQHRAEAFIACLQKEEE from the coding sequence ATGGATACAATTCGAGCCATGCTGGAGGAGCATAAGCTTATCGTGATTTGCAGGGGTGTCTATGGTGACACCCTCCTCAAGACGATGGAAGCACTGTATAAGGGCGGCATCCGTCTGGCGGAGGTCACCTTCGATCAGAAAAGCAAGGATTATAAGGAAACACTGGATGCGATCACCATGCTGGAGGAGCATTTTCGAGGCCGTATGGCGATCGGGGCAGGGACGGTTGTCAGTCCTGCACAGGTGGAGCTTGCGTATCAGGCAAAGGCTGCCTATATCATTTCACCGAATGTCAATGAAGCGGTCATTCGTAAAACAAAGGAGCTGGGCATGCTGTCCATTCCGGGAGCACTGAGCCCCAGCGAGGTACTGGATGCACATGAATACGGTGCAGATTATGTTAAGCTGTTTCCGGCTGCCAGAATGACAGCCTCCTACATTAAGGATCTGATGGGACCGATTTCCCATGTGAAATTCATTGCGACTGCGGGAATCACCGAGGAAAATATCGCAGAATTTGCGGCTGTCGGCTGCACCGGCTATGGTATCAGCGGACGCTTGATGGATAAGCGTGTGATTCAGGAAGGCCGCTTTGAGGAATTGCAGCACCGCGCAGAGGCATTTATCGCCTGTCTGCAGAAGGAAGAGGAATAA
- the alr gene encoding alanine racemase produces the protein MEENISCRTYAEIHTARIRENVMQLKRHLTAGTRFMAVVKGNAYGHGIEPCVQAMDDLCDWYGTATMQEALRVRSVSGEKPILVFGYVSDEEIRLAAENNITLSAFSATFLSHISECCAGMNLKTAVHLKLDTGFHRMGIDCCSSTADCVEQLLPLFSLPNIEITGMYTHLVYGAGSNQRELAFTELQYQRFQSCIRALQERRIDTGICHICNSKAAIHAPDMHMDMVRVGAYIFGLASAPEQRLIPLREVLVWKARIVLLRDIAAGEGVGYGHAFIAKQPVRIAVLAAGFADGYRRCIAQSPQSYVSIHGRPAPLIGKVCMDMFMVDVTDIEAVQVGEYALLSGDDGTGAVSSYLLGQIIQGTAGEIAVGMSDRVQRYIV, from the coding sequence ATGGAAGAAAACATCAGCTGCCGAACCTATGCAGAAATCCATACAGCGCGAATTCGGGAAAACGTGATGCAGCTGAAGCGGCATCTCACAGCAGGAACGAGGTTTATGGCAGTCGTAAAAGGGAATGCGTACGGTCATGGAATCGAGCCGTGTGTACAGGCGATGGACGATTTATGCGACTGGTATGGAACAGCCACCATGCAGGAGGCGTTGCGTGTGCGAAGCGTATCAGGAGAAAAGCCGATTCTTGTTTTTGGCTATGTATCGGATGAGGAAATACGCCTGGCTGCGGAAAACAACATCACACTCAGTGCCTTTTCCGCAACGTTTCTTTCCCATATTTCCGAGTGCTGTGCAGGTATGAACCTGAAGACTGCCGTGCATTTGAAGCTGGATACCGGCTTTCACCGCATGGGAATCGACTGCTGTAGTTCTACAGCAGACTGCGTGGAGCAGCTGCTTCCTCTGTTTTCACTGCCGAATATAGAAATAACAGGGATGTATACCCATCTGGTATACGGTGCCGGCAGCAATCAAAGGGAGCTGGCGTTTACCGAATTGCAGTATCAGCGCTTTCAAAGCTGCATCCGGGCGTTGCAGGAACGAAGAATCGATACGGGCATCTGTCATATATGCAACAGTAAGGCAGCGATACATGCTCCAGATATGCATATGGACATGGTGCGTGTCGGTGCCTATATCTTTGGTCTTGCCTCAGCCCCGGAGCAGCGCTTAATACCATTGCGGGAGGTGCTTGTCTGGAAAGCGAGAATCGTCCTGCTGCGGGATATTGCAGCGGGAGAAGGGGTGGGCTATGGTCATGCTTTTATCGCAAAACAGCCTGTCAGAATCGCAGTGCTGGCGGCAGGCTTTGCGGATGGCTACCGACGCTGTATCGCACAGTCCCCGCAGAGCTATGTTTCCATACATGGCAGGCCGGCACCTTTGATTGGAAAGGTATGCATGGATATGTTCATGGTGGATGTGACCGATATAGAAGCAGTGCAGGTTGGGGAATATGCACTTTTGAGTGGTGATGATGGAACCGGGGCAGTCAGCAGCTATCTGCTTGGCCAAATCATACAGGGGACGGCAGGAGAAATCGCGGTGGGAATGAGTGATCGCGTTCAGCGCTATATCGTATGA
- a CDS encoding PTS sugar transporter subunit IIB: MKNIVYARVDDRLVHGQVMTAWVLHTKASKVIIVDDKAAKDSFMKMIMKSAMPSSLELEVLSVSSAISYLKEAGSEDERIFLLAKTPMVFADLHDAGVPIQEVGIGGIGARADRRKLYRNIAVNEEEMNSIKAMQSKGMDVYIRVVPDDKRIEIKDAA, translated from the coding sequence ATGAAAAATATTGTATACGCACGCGTTGATGACCGGCTGGTACACGGGCAGGTCATGACGGCCTGGGTCTTGCATACCAAAGCAAGCAAGGTGATTATTGTGGATGATAAGGCCGCAAAGGATTCCTTTATGAAAATGATCATGAAATCCGCAATGCCGAGCAGTCTGGAGCTGGAGGTGCTTTCCGTAAGCAGTGCCATCTCCTATCTCAAAGAAGCAGGCAGTGAGGATGAACGTATCTTTTTGCTCGCAAAAACACCGATGGTTTTCGCGGATCTGCATGATGCGGGTGTTCCGATACAGGAAGTGGGAATCGGCGGAATCGGTGCCCGGGCAGACAGACGAAAGCTGTATCGCAACATTGCGGTGAATGAGGAAGAAATGAATAGCATCAAGGCTATGCAGAGCAAGGGCATGGACGTCTATATTCGAGTCGTACCGGATGATAAGCGAATCGAAATCAAAGACGCAGCCTAG